A single window of Microbispora hainanensis DNA harbors:
- a CDS encoding DUF3145 domain-containing protein yields the protein MAAARGVLYVHSAQPALCPHIEWAVAGVLGVPVDLTWTAQPAAPGTLRAQAEWEGRPGTAAAITSSLMGWQRIRFEITEDASPGVDGSRHAYTPTLGAFTAVVGANGDILIPEDRLRNVMLMAAQGRVVLEEELDRLLGKQWDEELESFRYAGEGAPVRWLHAAV from the coding sequence GTGGCTGCTGCTCGTGGCGTCCTGTACGTCCACTCGGCTCAGCCTGCGCTGTGCCCGCACATCGAGTGGGCCGTCGCAGGCGTTCTTGGCGTACCCGTCGACCTGACGTGGACCGCCCAGCCCGCCGCGCCCGGGACCCTGCGGGCCCAGGCGGAGTGGGAGGGGCGTCCCGGCACGGCGGCGGCGATCACGTCCTCACTCATGGGCTGGCAGCGCATCCGGTTCGAGATAACCGAGGACGCTTCACCGGGTGTCGACGGCTCCCGGCACGCCTACACGCCGACGCTCGGCGCGTTCACGGCGGTCGTCGGCGCGAACGGGGACATCCTGATCCCCGAAGACCGCCTGCGCAACGTGATGCTGATGGCCGCCCAGGGCCGGGTCGTCCTGGAAGAGGAGCTCGACCGCCTGCTCGGCAAGCAGTGGGACGAGGAACTGGAGTCGTTCCGCTACGCGGGCGAGGGCGCGCCGGTGCGCTGGCTGCACGCGGCCGTCTGA
- a CDS encoding acyl carrier protein, whose protein sequence is MALTEQEILAGLGKIINEITGISADEVTPEKSFVDDLDIDSLSMVEIAVAAQDEFGVEIPDDQLKNLKTVKDVISFIQA, encoded by the coding sequence ATGGCACTGACCGAGCAGGAGATCCTCGCGGGCCTCGGCAAGATCATCAACGAGATCACCGGCATTTCGGCCGACGAGGTCACCCCGGAGAAGAGCTTCGTGGACGACCTGGACATCGACTCGCTCTCCATGGTCGAGATCGCCGTCGCGGCCCAGGACGAGTTCGGCGTCGAGATCCCCGACGACCAGCTCAAGAACCTCAAGACCGTCAAGGACGTCATCAGCTTCATCCAGGCCTGA
- a CDS encoding acyl-CoA carboxylase subunit beta has translation MTVLDSRTVADAADAAAVDPRDPLVRLGHLLDEGSIRPITPEDKSGVLAVSGRVEGVPVVAFCSDARVQGGAMGAEGCEHIVHAYDVAVRERVPIIGLWHSGGARLAEGAESLHAVGRVFAAMTKASGLVPQISVVVGPVAGGGAYGPALTDIVILADSGRIFVTGPDVVRSVTGEETDMASLGGPEPHSKRSGVVHVVTKDEPEAMLRARQLAVLLGHQGRVRDDVDEVDFGTLLPDNPRRAYDVHPLVKGLLDEPGVELHPKWAPNIVTTLGRLGGRTVGVIANNPMRLGGCLDSASAEKAARFVRMCDAFGVPLVVLVDVPGYLPGVGQEHDGIVRRGAKLLHAFAEASVPRITLITRKAYGGAYIAMNSRSLGATRVFAWPDIQVAVMGAVAAVRILKRRELAAAPEEERSALEARLAEEHEKTAGGLQRALDLGVIDEVIEPAKTRGMIARVLAQATPARGAHGNIPL, from the coding sequence ATGACAGTGCTGGACAGCAGAACGGTGGCCGACGCCGCCGACGCCGCCGCCGTCGACCCCCGTGACCCCCTGGTGCGCCTGGGCCACCTGCTCGACGAGGGCTCGATCCGGCCGATCACCCCCGAGGACAAGAGCGGCGTGCTGGCGGTGTCCGGGCGCGTCGAAGGCGTGCCGGTCGTCGCGTTCTGCAGCGACGCCCGGGTCCAGGGCGGCGCCATGGGCGCGGAGGGCTGTGAGCACATCGTCCACGCCTACGACGTGGCCGTGCGGGAGCGGGTGCCGATCATCGGCCTCTGGCACTCCGGCGGCGCCCGCCTCGCCGAGGGTGCCGAGTCCCTGCACGCGGTCGGCCGGGTCTTCGCCGCCATGACCAAGGCGTCGGGCCTGGTCCCCCAGATCTCCGTCGTGGTCGGCCCGGTGGCCGGCGGCGGCGCGTACGGCCCCGCCCTGACCGACATCGTGATCCTCGCCGACAGCGGCCGCATCTTCGTCACCGGTCCGGACGTCGTGCGCAGCGTGACCGGCGAGGAGACCGACATGGCCTCCCTCGGCGGTCCGGAGCCGCACAGCAAGCGCAGCGGCGTCGTCCACGTCGTCACCAAGGACGAGCCCGAGGCGATGCTGCGGGCCCGCCAGCTCGCCGTACTGCTCGGCCACCAGGGCCGGGTGCGCGACGACGTGGACGAGGTCGACTTCGGCACCCTGCTCCCCGACAACCCCCGCCGCGCGTACGACGTGCACCCGCTGGTCAAGGGGCTGCTCGACGAGCCCGGCGTGGAGCTGCACCCCAAGTGGGCGCCGAACATCGTCACCACCCTGGGCCGCCTCGGCGGCCGCACGGTCGGCGTCATCGCCAACAACCCCATGCGGCTCGGCGGCTGCCTCGACTCCGCCTCCGCGGAGAAGGCCGCCCGGTTCGTCCGGATGTGCGATGCCTTCGGGGTGCCGCTGGTGGTGCTCGTGGACGTGCCCGGCTACCTCCCCGGGGTCGGCCAGGAGCACGACGGGATCGTACGGCGCGGCGCGAAGCTGCTGCACGCGTTCGCCGAGGCGTCCGTGCCCCGCATCACGCTCATCACCCGCAAGGCGTACGGCGGGGCCTACATCGCGATGAACTCCCGCTCGCTCGGCGCGACCCGGGTGTTCGCCTGGCCGGACATCCAGGTGGCGGTCATGGGCGCGGTCGCCGCGGTGCGCATCCTCAAGCGGCGCGAGCTGGCCGCCGCTCCCGAGGAGGAGCGCTCCGCGCTCGAGGCCCGGCTGGCCGAGGAGCACGAGAAGACGGCGGGCGGCCTCCAGCGCGCCCTCGACCTCGGCGTGATCGACGAGGTGATCGAGCCGGCCAAGACGCGCGGCATGATCGCCCGGGTGCTCGCCCAGGCCACCCCGGCCCGGGGCGCCCACGGCAACATCCCCCTCTGA
- a CDS encoding S8 family peptidase, with protein sequence MRSRLVEPLPGRPALIRPDELLTSSPTAVSRWALASEPLPGTGRVHRVRLPPGTDVIDLTATLRDRGHAASPNHVLSGQPLFFGGPGGPPAPAAAPPYEPGEPGEVVAAVLDTGLAPHPWMARWYDDDIAETPDADGDGVRDRQAGHGTFVAGLILRHAPGVRLRVLRLLDSDGVSDQAALLRALAVLRDGRTDVVNLSFGGHTFDDAPPLGLAEALAGFPAVVACAGNTASSRPFWPAALPGVVAVGALDGDNRAEFSAYGPWVDVWAPGVGLTSSFLEFGDFHGYATWSGTSFAAAVVTGALARLCRKVPPAEAVRRLLDGDRRVADLGVVVTSGDR encoded by the coding sequence ATGCGCAGCCGGCTCGTCGAACCCCTCCCCGGACGGCCCGCCCTGATCCGGCCCGACGAACTCCTGACCTCCTCTCCCACCGCCGTCTCCCGGTGGGCACTGGCCTCCGAGCCCCTTCCGGGCACCGGCCGGGTCCACCGCGTACGGCTGCCGCCGGGCACCGACGTGATCGACCTGACGGCCACGCTCCGCGACCGCGGGCACGCCGCCTCCCCCAACCATGTCCTTTCCGGCCAGCCGCTGTTCTTCGGCGGGCCCGGCGGGCCGCCCGCACCCGCGGCGGCCCCGCCGTACGAGCCGGGTGAGCCGGGCGAGGTCGTCGCCGCGGTCCTCGACACCGGCCTGGCGCCGCACCCCTGGATGGCACGGTGGTACGACGACGACATCGCCGAGACGCCCGACGCGGACGGCGACGGCGTGCGCGACCGGCAGGCGGGACACGGCACGTTCGTGGCCGGGCTGATCCTGCGGCACGCGCCCGGCGTACGGCTGCGCGTCCTCCGCCTCCTCGACAGCGACGGCGTCAGCGACCAGGCGGCGCTGCTGCGGGCGCTCGCCGTGCTGCGCGACGGCCGGACCGACGTGGTGAACCTCTCCTTCGGCGGGCACACCTTCGACGACGCGCCGCCCCTCGGGCTGGCCGAGGCGCTCGCGGGCTTCCCCGCCGTCGTCGCGTGCGCGGGCAACACCGCGTCGTCGCGTCCCTTCTGGCCCGCGGCACTGCCCGGCGTGGTCGCGGTCGGCGCACTCGACGGCGACAACAGGGCCGAGTTCTCCGCGTACGGCCCATGGGTGGACGTCTGGGCCCCGGGTGTCGGGCTGACGAGCAGCTTCCTCGAGTTCGGCGACTTCCACGGCTACGCCACCTGGAGCGGCACCTCGTTCGCCGCCGCCGTCGTCACCGGCGCGCTCGCCCGCCTGTGCCGGAAGGTGCCGCCGGCGGAGGCCGTACGCCGCCTGCTCGACGGCGACAGGCGGGTCGCGGATCTCGGGGTGGTCGTGACGAGCGGGGATCGGTAA
- the fabF gene encoding beta-ketoacyl-ACP synthase II codes for MSKDRVRVVVTGLGATTPLGGDVASTWSALLEGRSGIRPLTEDWVDSVPVKFAGTAAVDPAEVLPRPEARRLDRSEQFALIAARQAWQDAGAPEVPSERLGVCVSSGIGGIGTTLSAYDTFKEKGWQRLSPFTVPMLMPNGPAAWVGLELGAMAGVHATVSACASGAEAIGYAMEMIRRGRADVVVAGGTEAAIHPLNMAAFAAARAMSTRNDEPERASRPWDRGRDGFVLGEGAGLVVLESYEHAVARGARIYAVAAGLGMSADSHHITQPEPEGRGVMMAMTQALTDADLTGRDILHVNAHATSTPAGDVIEAQAIQKSIGSHPLVTSTKSMTGHLLGGAGGIESVFTIKALAERVVPPTINLDDLDEGVDVDIVRAKPRDLPEGQIAAVNNSFGFGGHNVAVAFTTV; via the coding sequence GTGAGTAAGGACCGGGTACGTGTCGTAGTCACCGGGCTCGGCGCGACGACGCCCCTCGGTGGAGACGTCGCATCGACCTGGTCGGCGCTCCTCGAGGGGCGGTCGGGCATCCGCCCGCTCACCGAGGACTGGGTCGACTCCGTTCCGGTGAAGTTCGCCGGCACCGCGGCCGTCGATCCGGCCGAGGTCCTGCCGCGGCCGGAGGCCCGCAGGCTCGACCGCAGTGAGCAGTTCGCGCTGATCGCCGCCCGCCAGGCATGGCAGGACGCGGGGGCCCCCGAGGTTCCCTCCGAGCGGCTCGGCGTCTGCGTGTCCAGCGGCATCGGCGGCATCGGCACCACGCTGTCGGCCTACGACACCTTCAAGGAGAAGGGCTGGCAGCGGCTGTCGCCGTTCACCGTTCCGATGCTCATGCCGAACGGCCCGGCGGCCTGGGTGGGCCTGGAGCTCGGCGCCATGGCCGGGGTCCACGCCACCGTCTCCGCCTGCGCGTCCGGCGCCGAGGCCATCGGCTACGCCATGGAGATGATCCGCAGGGGCCGGGCTGACGTCGTGGTCGCCGGCGGCACGGAGGCCGCGATCCACCCGCTGAACATGGCGGCCTTCGCGGCGGCCCGGGCCATGTCCACGAGGAACGACGAGCCCGAGCGGGCCTCCCGCCCCTGGGACCGGGGCCGTGACGGCTTCGTCCTCGGCGAGGGCGCCGGCCTGGTCGTGCTGGAGTCGTACGAGCACGCGGTGGCCCGCGGCGCCCGCATCTACGCGGTGGCGGCCGGCCTGGGCATGTCCGCCGACTCGCACCACATCACCCAGCCGGAACCCGAGGGCCGCGGCGTCATGATGGCGATGACCCAGGCCCTGACCGACGCGGACCTGACCGGCCGCGACATCCTTCACGTCAACGCGCACGCCACCTCCACTCCCGCGGGCGACGTCATCGAGGCGCAGGCCATCCAGAAGTCGATCGGATCGCATCCCCTCGTCACGTCGACGAAGTCGATGACCGGGCACCTGCTCGGCGGCGCCGGCGGCATCGAGTCGGTGTTCACGATCAAGGCGCTGGCCGAGCGCGTGGTGCCGCCCACGATCAACCTGGACGACCTCGACGAGGGCGTCGACGTGGACATCGTGCGCGCCAAGCCGCGTGACCTCCCCGAGGGGCAGATCGCCGCGGTCAACAACTCCTTCGGGTTCGGCGGACACAACGTCGCCGTGGCCTTCACGACGGTTTGA